The region ACATGAACACTGCAGCAACCACTCTAACAAGACTCTCACCGCTCTGTCTGCTGCACTGCGCCGTGTCAACAATCTTTTCTTCCAAACACTTGGTAATCGAACAAGATTGATGGCAAAATATAGCCCTAGAATGACATCGAAGGAGGCCAAGAACTCAGTTGGCAAATGTGGATGCAGAATAACATTAACTCATGAACTCGAAGGAATTAAAGTTCTATATTCCTTCTCCGTGATTGATCTTATGCTGTGGGGATCCGACTCCACATCTTCCATGCCTTCTTTCGCGGGGTAGCCTAGGGCCCGTGCTTGTAGCCATTGGTCTATCACACCACAGCTGATGGCATACTTGATCGAGCGCTCCAAGTAGCCTTTATCCGAGATGAGATGTGGCTGAACGGTGAGCATTCTCATCAAACCTGAACCAGTATCAAGGAAAGAAATATCAGCTATCAGCAGAGACAAACATTAAGGTAGTTATGGAAGTGGCCTGTGTAAGAGAAACAACATTTCATTAATAAGATGCACAAAGATATAAAGCCATGTTATGAGTAATGGAATCATAGTGTCCTGCACGGTCCATAAACAAGTAGACAAGTATAAGTTTGTTCGATTACCTGCAACAATGCCATCTCCTGATGCAGACATGTCGGAGGTGTAAGGAGTAACAGGCGCATCCTCCATTCCAAGCAGAGCACCATTGTGCTCCTTGGTATAGTAATGTATCTTGGAAGTCCCATTTGTTACAAACAGAATCTTGAGACCGTCATGCCAGAGCTGAGATACGACTTCTGGAGTATAATGAGTGAACTTAGACTTGCAGTTGTCTTTGGTATCAAATTTTTCTGATGGTGTTATCCCACAGAGAAATTCAAGCTCTTGCTTAGTGACCTCAATGATATCAGCAAGATTCCAAGCTCTCTGTATGAATATCTTGGTTTCTTCACTAGATTGCCAGAGTGGCAATGGAAGGTTGAGATCGAAAAATATTACACTTCCAAGCTTCTTAGAGATCTTGATAGCTCGCAGTGCTGTGGATCTCGTGTTCCGGTCAAGGAGACTGGATGCATTGAAGTAAAACATTTTTGCCTGAATGTTTCATACCCCATCAGTAAATACACAATCTACAGGCTCGAGCACGAAGTAGAGCATGCTCGATAGACAGTGCAAGTAAACTATATGAACTATCTTTTTGGCAGAACAACAAACCGTGTAGCCTAAATGATCAATACCTTATGAGTTATGAGTAAACATGCAATGTTCAAGCTCGAGCACGAATTAGAGCAAGCACGATAACGACATAGATGATTGATGAAATAGATCAAATTCTTCAAGAACTAAAGCTGAGATAACTAACCTCTTTCAACACATCAACATTGATCTCAGACTGTGACAAACAATCCTCAGCGCACGGCTTGGAGCTAGTCATCCTCAAGCCACCCCTCTTTACAACCTTCATGCGCGAAACAGCCGTCTCCCTACTATCATCTATGCGTACTGATCTCGTTTGCACTCTGTTGCTGTTAAGAAAATGCAACAGAGACTGGCCAAACGCATCATCCCCAAGTTTTCCCATGAAGGCGACTTTACCCCCCAAACTTGCAAGAGCTACTGCAACATTACTCGCAGTTCCTCCAGAAGCCCTAACAAACTTCTCTGGCTCCCACAGGACGTCCTTCTTGCTCTCGTGGAACTCATAGTCGATGAGTCTGTTGGCCCTCCTTCCTGCTGGGACAAATGCGTGTTGAGCTGCACCAAAACAACAAACAAGAGGCGGCCATCCGTAGGTGAAGCTTATATCCTCCCCATCATCTATGTCAAGCTGTAGCTCCTCTTCACTGTCTTCATCCAAAGTCGAGATAAAAGTCTCCCCCTCACCATCACTCAATTCTGTCTCACTACCTAGACTATCCGCGACATCAGCCTTCTTGCTGCGCCTTCTCTGCCTTGTCGGCTTCTTAGTCCCGCCATCTTCTTCCAGTGCCTTGGATGTCGAAGTAGCTGCACAGAAACACAATTAGATTCACATACTGATTCATCCAAATTCGAACAAGATTCAACCTTTTTTTCGAGTTCTAGGCTTGGTTTTCTTTGAATCCTCAGCCGAATCTGCAGGTTTGACCAATGCTTCATCTCCAACACTGTCAGTGACTGCAGAAACTTCATCTGGAATCTCCACTACTTTTTTGGTTCTTGCAGAAGCTCGCTTAGTAGTTTTTAAAGTCTTTTTCTCGACAACTACCGCTTCTCCATCCGATTCCGGTTCAGGTGAAGAACCGGCTGTTTTACTACTAGAGACTGCCATAACTATATTTCCCTTTAATCCAAAATGTTGAATTTTCCATAAGTTTATAAAAGGGGAATTCCCTTTCGATTGCCACCTGCATATCCTGCTCAAACAAAATGTAACAAAAATCTGAATACATCGGGAATCACTTCAAACAGCAGAAAAAATACCGAATTCCGATTAAGCAAGAGATAAAAGAGCTAACTTTGCTTTCATTCACACAGATATTTCAAgaatttgtttaatattttcaGAAGAGAAAGATGAAGAAGAGACCTGGGTATCAAAGAAAACTGTGTGAAAGAAATTGATGCCATCCCATAAAGATTCTACAAAACCCCCACAAAATCTTGGAAAGGGGTTTAGGGGAGAGAGTTCAGTGTCGAGCTAGTACAAATAGTAGATAATTCTGAtatcatatttatttatctatttatattaatgtctTAAGGCAATTGGAATCAAATGACTGTTATATCCCTTCATCGACCACAGTCTCACCAGTCACCACTAGGCACTAGGTTTCATTTCAAGATTGCTTTTTTCTCCTAAATTGTTAAACTTAACTTTCAACTTCCTCCGCCATAGATACCAAATCTTTAGAGAGTTCAAATTAACTGCAGAAGTTCATGTGGGTTAGCAAAATTAATGCAAAATACAACATTGGGACTCGCTGAAAAAGCATTTCTTGGGATGAATTTTATCAAACAGGTTGTGCCCATCAAATGCGGTAGGAGAGCTGCCAAGACTTCATTTGCAGGTGATCCTTTTTGCCACTTAAAACATTTTTCCCATTGATATGAACTTTTTCAAGTAGTTACGATCTGCAGAAATCATACACCAATGATGAATGCGTGTACGTTTGAATTTATGAACCAGTGTAAATTGGAGGCACAacctctgtgtgtgtgtgttgttgaAATTGtagaatatatttatttgttgaaatttaGTGATACAAAATTGTCAATGAAAGGGAAGAAGTAGGTGCAATGAAGAATTCGACAGAAATTCATGCTATTCGAAATTTGGAGCTTATGTTTTCTTCGATCAGTATATGATCTGTATTAACATTTCAACAGcatttgtatttatatttgtaaCAATAGATCTAATGCTATTTATATTTGTAACAATAGATCTAATGCAAATTTGTATGCTAATGAGGTGATTTTGCTCTCGACAGCAGCAAGATTGTGCCTCTCCCGCCGATTTCATGATGCTCCGGTGGAGGTTAACTCCGAAGAGCAGGAAGTTGTGATTGCTATTGGAAGCAATGTGGGTGACAGGGTTCATAATTTTGAGGAGGCTTTGCAACGGATGAAGAAATCAGACATTCAGATCACGAGACACGCATGCTTGTATGAGACTGAACCGGCATATGTAACTGACCAGCCTCGGTTCCTCAATTCTGCTGTTAGAGGAACTACAAAGCTCAGCCCTCATAAGCTGCTGGCGACGCTGAAGGCGATTGAGAGGGACTTGGGCCGAACTGCTGGCATTAGGTACGGCCCTAGGCCAATCGACTTAGACATTCTGTTTTATGGGAGTCGAACTGTCAACTCCGATTCTCTCACCATCCCACATGAGAGAATATGGGAGAGGCCTTTTGTGATGGCCCCCTTGATTGATCTGCTGGGGGTTCAAGCGGATAATGAGACGGTTAAATCTTGGCACTCGCTGTCGAAGCATCCGGGTGGGCTCTTTGATGCATGGGAGGAGCTGGGAGGTGAGTCACTCGTTGGGAAGGATGGGATGGAAAGAGTGTTGCCAGTTGGGAACCGGTTGTGGAGTTGGTCTGCAAACACCTCTGTCATGGGGGTTCTGAATGTGACTCCTGATAGTTTTAGCGATGGGGGGAAGTTTCTGTCTGTCGAATCAGCAGTTTCCCAGGTTCAATCCATGCTTGCAGAAGGTGCAGATATAGTCGACTTAGGGGCACAATCAACGCGTCCCATGGCATCTAAGCTGTCTCCTGAGCAAGAGCTTGATAGACTGATCCCCGTCTTGGAAGCTGTCAGAGATATGCCGGAGATGGTGGGGAAGCTGATATCTGTCGACACTTTCCATTCGCAGGTTGCATTGGAGGCGGTCAGCAAAGGAGCCCATCTTGTCAACGACGTGTCTGGTGGAAAGCTGGATGTGAAGATGCATCATGTGGTGGCCTCCCTTGGAATTCCTTACATCGTTATGCACATGAGAGGTGATCCATCCACAATGCAAAATCGAGAGAATCTAGTGTACGATGATGTGTGTAGTGATGTGGCGTCCGAGCTTTGCACGAGGGTTAGAGATGCTGAGATATCCGGTATTCCAGCATGGAAGATGATCATAGATCCTGGGATCGGATTCTCCAAGAATACTGAACAAAACTTGGACATTCTCATGGGGTTGCCAACCATCCGATCTGAGATTGGTAAGAAGAGCTTAGCCTTGGCCCACGCCCCGTTGCTAGTAGGGCCTTCGAGGAAGAGATTCTTGGGGGAAGTCTGTGGTTGGCCCGTAGCAGGTGAGCGAGATCCAGCCACTGTTGCCGCTGTCACAGCTGCAGTTCTGGGTGGAGCAAATATAGTGAGAGTGCATAATGTGAGAGATAACAGAGATGCTGTCAAACTCTGTGATGCCATGCTTCATAGGAGAACAAACAGAGGCTCTTAACCATGCTTGCTTCCCTTTTTTGTGTCATTCCATTTCAGTTCACATTGACAAATGCTTTTTGACAATCATTTTTGTGGACATAACCAACTGTATTGAAATTTTGTattaagaaaaagaaacaaCTTGCAAGATGATGTATCTTGGACAATTCTTTCCATTTTTTGATATCCCAAAATATATAACAATCGCATGAAAAGAACAAAGGATAGCATTGAATCAAAGTGATTCAACAAATCAAGGAAGCTATAGTTGATTCAGTGTTTGATCCAAGGCTCAAGCAGTCTGATTCAAAACCTCAGCTTCAGCCTTTGTCATAGGATCATCCTTAGCATCAGCATCATCCTTCTCGCCTTCTCTCTCCTCAGCCATCTTCTTTCTGTGCAAGTCTTCGGCTGCCTCCATCGCTGCTCGTTGCTCTGCTTGAAGCCGCAACATTTCCTTTTCTTGCTGCTGCCTCTCGAACCAGGTGTCAGCATCCTCCCAAACTGCCATTTTAACAAACATATTAGTCCGAATTCAATGTGCCCCATTCTGCAGATAATCTGCCATTTTTCATCCAAAACATTATCAATATGCTGTGTGTTCCTTCTTCATTCTAATTAATGAAGTTAGGATTTGACCATAGCAATAAACTGATTCTAACATTCTATATCGCATAAGAACTGCTTCAACATTTTGAAATCCCTAGCTAAATATCTTGAGCAATACCAAAAGTTTTTAATTCAATTCGCCTCAAATCCGAAAAGCAAGCAATTCATAGGCGATGCTTCATAATTCACAGTTTTAGCCCTAGACGTAGATTTTGAATAAACAAAACTTCAATTTCCGCCCAAAGTCACTAAATTCTCAATTCAACTGCCGAGTAGCATAAAACCCTACCAAAAATCTCAAAATCTTACATCGAGCAgcattcaattaaaaaaatatatgaaatcGTAACCGAATTCAAAACGTAgaagaagaaacaaagtaagaagaAGCTTACTAGGTTTGGCGGCCCAGCCCTGCTCTCCACCCTTGATTTTCTCGGGAAGCGCATAATTGACGGTGAGAACGCGGCCGTAGAGTTCAGCGCCGTCCATATTGTCCATGGCAGAAGCGGCatcttctctctctagaaaaGTGACGAAGCCGAAGGAGCGGTGCTTCTGCGTGGCCTGGTCCAGCGGCGTCTTGACATCCTTAATGTCTCCGAAGGGGATGAAGGCGGCGTGGAGTATTTGCTCGTTCACTTCCTCGGCCAGACCGCCGACGTAGAGCGTGTTCTTCTGCACTCCTTCATTCATGGCGATTTCTTCCTTTCTCCGCGAATCGCGTAATTTGCTCGTTTAGTCCATCAATGGCGGTAGACGAGTGCCGTCAAATAGGTTTTCGCTGAATTTTCATATTCACCCCTTAGCTTCTGCGAAATATGAATAAACTCCATCAATATTTAACTTGGATTCGAgtacttaggccatccacaacgctgttcctataccgttcctatatcgttctttaaaccactatttgagggccccactgtacttttttactccattccttaactaaggaacggaacgtgcaaccctccgttccttaaccgttccttaaattactattcattcaatttcaatttttttatttccaacccaattcaatttaaataaacacactttaaaaaacaaacacactttattaaaaaacacacaacattaaaaaaattacaacttaaacttaaaaaaataaaaagcacacaattaaaatcctaaaaaaataaaagtacacaattttaataatttcatccgccaaaatttgcccaaatgtgctcaattagatcatgttggagttgggtgtgggcactagagtcgcgtgtccttgcacgaatagataaccgttcttgtatagacggatgcgctccacttcgaggcggactacttgcggttgagcttccgggggattcgtcgtcgaaccaatttcccgcctcgggtccttcgtcttggacaatcatgttgtgcaagattatgcacgtatacatgatgtcgaccatgttttccatgaaccacgtacgagccggggctttgatgatgttgaagcgcgcttggagaaccccgaacgccctctccacatccttgcgagcagcctcctgcttctgcgtaaaaagagcctgctttgggttcgcagacccactgcacgtcttcacgaaggtaggccacttcgggtagatgccatcggcgagatagtaccccattttataaagccggttgttggcgacgaagttgatggccggcgctttaccatccaaaacttcggtcaagaggtcggactggtggagcacgtttacttcgttgttcgacccggggaccccgaagtacgcgtgccagatccaaaggcggtagtcggcaacggcctcaagtataacggttgggtgggtgcctttgtggccgctcgtgtaggaccccttccacgccaccgggcaattcttccattgccagtgcatgcaatcgacgctgccgagcatcccggggaatccgtgcactgtttcgtgaaggtcgagcaagaactgacaatcggtcgtgcttggcctccggagaaattcatcggtgaaggctgcccggacgcctttgcagaatttgagcaagcacattcgcccagtgttgtctccgatgtggaggtattcgtcgaacatgtcggccgtttgtccagtggcaagctgacggattgctgcagtacatttctgcagcgtcgtgtggctgggactgCCGACCGCGTcgtacccttcctggaagaactcttcccgggctgccaaagtattcgcgatgtggagaaataaaggtttccccatgcggaaacggcgacggaagtacgtatctccccaaaccgggttatcgcagaagtagtcgcgtactaaccttgcagcggcttcctcccggttacgatggatgtacgtacgggagcgtcgttggggcggcgcggcttcttcggcctcccgtcgtcgatcttcttcaagtgattgttgcaatatttgacgcatttgttcaaaaggatccattagtttgattaaatttgggagaaggaaacgagagttgatttgagatgaaaattggggttgAAATAGAGAgtaatagatgtgtgtttgtgattgaaatgagtatgaaataggagtatttatagagtaaataaataaataaataaaaaatatataaaacggatcacattaccgttgcaaaaaatttttttttattaaattcgtatttttaaaaaaaaaaattgaattattgcgtcacctggacgaagcccactcgcggggcagcgagtgggcttcacgcgtcgaatgggaggccgccacgtcgcctaggcgcgtggcggaacgtttcgttccgcgttcctccggaacggaacgcggcacggcataggaacgggggcggcacggaatggcgacagaacgcacgctgcaacgcgtgccgccgcggaaccgttccgccggaacggcataggaacgggggcggcacagcgttgcggggtGCCCTTAAATTGGGGAAAAGTTTAAATTTTTCACCTTAGTCCTTGCATTGTCTTTTTTAAGTTATTTTGCATGCAAACTTTTTCCTTTAAATACTCTTTATGtttgtttcttatttttttaaggATTATAATAGGATTTGGATTTTAGTAGGGATGAATTTTGGATTGAATTTTGTCCAATCTGAATTGatctaaaatcaaattttatgaaaaatgaatCTAATTCAATCTGAATTGTACGAAATTCTAacctaaaaattcaaaatccGAACTATAAAATCCGAGCTTATCTTAAAAATCCGAAGttaaataaaaatgtataaaaaTCCAAATTCTGAAAACTTGAAAACCCAATACTAAAATCCAAAATTCTATTACTCCATTATAATTGTTCAGCACTTGTtcactttatctctattttattctctctccatttaacaaacaaaataatacacTACATTAAATCTGGTGTTGCCTAACGAATAAGCCATCTTTCTTGGGACAGAGGTTATATAAATACATTTCAATTTGCAGGTTACTCCGAACATCTGAAATATCCTATCCGAACATCTGAAATATTTAAAGAATCTGATCTGATCTGATCCGATCATTACAAAATCTGAAATAATTcgaattgaatttaaaattttgtttggtTCGAatctaattttcaaattttgaatattttgctCCCCTCTAAGAGTTAGGGTTGTAGTTGAAGTATAGAGTaatcaatcatttttttatgGATAAATGAATATTAAAGGACGTGCTATGAATGACTCGAACCCGAGATCTTTGACATCTGGCATGCGTCTAGTGCTTGGCCAACTTACACCCACGTGGAGCAATCAATCATTTATTACGAGGAATTGCATAATACTTCGTATTCTTTTTCTATACATTCGAACCACTATTGGTCATATATTTCTCTTTATCAAGAAATAATTTGTTGGATCAATCAATTATTTTGAACATTTCTTAATATTTAGAGATTATTAATCTTATTTGATAAGAAATGACTTCAATTGTTATTTACAATTTGTAGATCTCGAATACCAAAAGTATGt is a window of Salvia splendens isolate huo1 chromosome 3, SspV2, whole genome shotgun sequence DNA encoding:
- the LOC121794908 gene encoding folate synthesis bifunctional protein, mitochondrial-like isoform X1, encoding MQNTTLGLAEKAFLGMNFIKQVVPIKCGRRAAKTSFAAARLCLSRRFHDAPVEVNSEEQEVVIAIGSNVGDRVHNFEEALQRMKKSDIQITRHACLYETEPAYVTDQPRFLNSAVRGTTKLSPHKLLATLKAIERDLGRTAGIRYGPRPIDLDILFYGSRTVNSDSLTIPHERIWERPFVMAPLIDLLGVQADNETVKSWHSLSKHPGGLFDAWEELGGESLVGKDGMERVLPVGNRLWSWSANTSVMGVLNVTPDSFSDGGKFLSVESAVSQVQSMLAEGADIVDLGAQSTRPMASKLSPEQELDRLIPVLEAVRDMPEMVGKLISVDTFHSQVALEAVSKGAHLVNDVSGGKLDVKMHHVVASLGIPYIVMHMRGDPSTMQNRENLVYDDVCSDVASELCTRVRDAEISGIPAWKMIIDPGIGFSKNTEQNLDILMGLPTIRSEIGKKSLALAHAPLLVGPSRKRFLGEVCGWPVAGERDPATVAAVTAAVLGGANIVRVHNVRDNRDAVKLCDAMLHRRTNRGS
- the LOC121794907 gene encoding fructokinase-like 2, chloroplastic, with product MASISFTQFSLIPRICRWQSKGNSPFINLWKIQHFGLKGNIVMAVSSSKTAGSSPEPESDGEAVVVEKKTLKTTKRASARTKKVVEIPDEVSAVTDSVGDEALVKPADSAEDSKKTKPRTRKKATSTSKALEEDGGTKKPTRQRRRSKKADVADSLGSETELSDGEGETFISTLDEDSEEELQLDIDDGEDISFTYGWPPLVCCFGAAQHAFVPAGRRANRLIDYEFHESKKDVLWEPEKFVRASGGTASNVAVALASLGGKVAFMGKLGDDAFGQSLLHFLNSNRVQTRSVRIDDSRETAVSRMKVVKRGGLRMTSSKPCAEDCLSQSEINVDVLKEAKMFYFNASSLLDRNTRSTALRAIKISKKLGSVIFFDLNLPLPLWQSSEETKIFIQRAWNLADIIEVTKQELEFLCGITPSEKFDTKDNCKSKFTHYTPEVVSQLWHDGLKILFVTNGTSKIHYYTKEHNGALLGMEDAPVTPYTSDMSASGDGIVAGLMRMLTVQPHLISDKGYLERSIKYAISCGVIDQWLQARALGYPAKEGMEDVESDPHSIRSITEKEYRTLIPSSS
- the LOC121794908 gene encoding folate synthesis bifunctional protein, mitochondrial-like isoform X2 gives rise to the protein MQNTTLGLAEKAFLGMNFIKQVVPIKCGRRAAKTSFAARLCLSRRFHDAPVEVNSEEQEVVIAIGSNVGDRVHNFEEALQRMKKSDIQITRHACLYETEPAYVTDQPRFLNSAVRGTTKLSPHKLLATLKAIERDLGRTAGIRYGPRPIDLDILFYGSRTVNSDSLTIPHERIWERPFVMAPLIDLLGVQADNETVKSWHSLSKHPGGLFDAWEELGGESLVGKDGMERVLPVGNRLWSWSANTSVMGVLNVTPDSFSDGGKFLSVESAVSQVQSMLAEGADIVDLGAQSTRPMASKLSPEQELDRLIPVLEAVRDMPEMVGKLISVDTFHSQVALEAVSKGAHLVNDVSGGKLDVKMHHVVASLGIPYIVMHMRGDPSTMQNRENLVYDDVCSDVASELCTRVRDAEISGIPAWKMIIDPGIGFSKNTEQNLDILMGLPTIRSEIGKKSLALAHAPLLVGPSRKRFLGEVCGWPVAGERDPATVAAVTAAVLGGANIVRVHNVRDNRDAVKLCDAMLHRRTNRGS
- the LOC121794909 gene encoding peptidyl-prolyl cis-trans isomerase E-like, which codes for MNEGVQKNTLYVGGLAEEVNEQILHAAFIPFGDIKDVKTPLDQATQKHRSFGFVTFLEREDAASAMDNMDGAELYGRVLTVNYALPEKIKGGEQGWAAKPIWEDADTWFERQQQEKEMLRLQAEQRAAMEAAEDLHRKKMAEEREGEKDDADAKDDPMTKAEAEVLNQTA